One genomic window of Eptesicus fuscus isolate TK198812 chromosome 6, DD_ASM_mEF_20220401, whole genome shotgun sequence includes the following:
- the CDC37 gene encoding hsp90 co-chaperone Cdc37 produces MASPAGGAYAPDRKRKGRASAGPSSSAVAAAAATASAPSEPELAGPQRNMVDYSVWDHIEVSDDEDETHPNIDTASLFRWRHQARVERMEQFQKEKEELDRSCRECKRKVVECQRKLKELEVAEDEGSKVELERLQAEAQQLRKEERSWEQKLEEMRKKEKSMPWNVDTLSKDGFSKSMVNTKPEQVEEESEEVREQKHKTFVEKYEKQIKHFGMLHRWDDSQKYLSDNAHLVCEETANYLVIWCIDLEVEEKCALMEQVAHQTIVMQFILELAKSLKVDPRACFRQFFTKIKTADRQYMEGFNDELEAFKERVRGRAKIRIEKAMKEYEEEERKKRLGPGGLDPVEVYESLPEELQKCFDVKDVQMLQDAISKMDPSDAKYHMQRCIDSGLWVPNSKSSEAKEGEEAGPGDPLLETVKPDEKDVSA; encoded by the exons ATGGCGTCACCTGCGGGTGGGGCTTACGCGCCAGACCGGAAGCGGAAGGGGCGGGCCTCCGCGGGCCCAAGTTCCAGTGCTgtcgctgccgctgccgccaccgccaGTGCCCCTTCGGAACCGGAGCTGGCTGGGCCACAGCGCAATATGGTGGACTACAGTGTGTGGGACCACATCGAGGTGTCTGACGATGAAGATGAGACGCACCCCAACATCGACACGGCCAGTCTCTTCCGCTGGCGGCACCAG GCCCGGGTGGAGCGCATGGAAcagttccagaaggagaaggaggagctggACAGGAGCTGCCGCGAGTGCAAGCGCAAGGTGGTCGAGTGTCAGCGGAAGCTGAAGGAGCTGGAGGTGGCTGAGGATGAGGGCAGCAAGGTGGAGCTGGAGCGGCTGCAGGCCGAGGCTCAGCAGCTGCGCAAGGAGGAGCGGAGCTGGGAGCAGAAGCTGGAGGAGATGCGCAAGAAGGAGAAGAGCATGCCCTGGAATGTGGACACGCTCAGCAAAGACGGCTTCAGCAAG AGCATGGTCAACACCAAGCccgagcaggtggaggaggagtcAGAAGAGGTGAGAGAACAGAAACACAAGACCTTTGTGGAGAAGTACGAGAAACAGATAAAGCACTTCG GCATGCTCCACCGCTGGGATGACAGTCAGAAGTACCTGTCAGACAACGCCCACCTGGTGTGCGAGGAGACAGCCAACTACCTGGTCATCTGGTGCATTGACCTAGAGGTGGAGGAG AAATGTGCACTCATGGAGCAGGTGGCGCACCAGACCATTGTCATGCAGTTCATCCTGGAGCTGGCCAAGAGCCTGAAGGTGGATCCCCGTGCCTGCTTCCGGCAGTTCTTCACTAAGATCAAG ACAGCCGACCGCCAGTACATGGAGGGTTTCAACGATGAGCTGGAGGCCTTCAAGGAGCGCGTGCGGGGCCGCGCCAAGATACGCATCGAGAAGGCCATGAAGGAGTACGAGGAGGAGGAACGCAAGAAGCGGCTTGGCCCTGGTGGCCTGGACCCCGTGGAAGTCTATGAGTCTCTCCCTGAG GAACTCCAGAAATGCTTTGACGTGAAGGACGTGCAGATGCTCCAAGACGCCATTAGCAAGATGGACCCCAGT GATGCAAAGTACCACATGCAGCGCTGCATCGATTCAGGCCTCTGGGTCCCCAACTCCAAGTCCAGTGAGgccaaggagggagaggaggcaggtcccGGGGACCCTTTACTGGAAACTGTCAAGCCAGATGAGAAGGATGTCAGCGCGTGA